The DNA sequence TAAGAACTTAAATTGTGGACTCAACATTTACAAAGCCGTTCATTTTATTTAAAATGAACTAAAGGTCATTTGAAACAACAAACATTAAGTAGCCAATATGGCCGATCGATAGAAATGACCAGAATTATCTCGCTCATGCAATAATAATACATGAAGCTAATACATAATGCAACCTATTTTCCAGTGAAAAATATATGTTGTGGTTTGCAGTTTTTGAAAATTTAATACCGCATCCACACCGTAAATAAGATGTTCCTAAATTTTTTATCCTCAATCAATTCACACTAGGCTATTAGCCGCAAAATACGATTGGATTGTGAGCAAATGGCATACGTATCCAACATTGGATATGTATCCAAATATCTCATCAATATCTTAAACTTTTTACATAATTTTGACCTAAAATACGTGTACCAGTGTCCATACCTATGTTCGAGTGTCGAGTATCTAAAACGGATATTTGAAAAAAATTGAAGGACCGGAGAATGCGATTGCACAGATACTACTTTGTTTACCAATCTCATTGTGATATTATTAGAATCATCTAAGGTATCATAAGTATCGAACATGTAGGTCTAAACTTGTTGGTGGAGATTGATAATGATATTTTAAGTTATACATTGTTTCATGCTAACACAGCCAAATAAAAAGTCATAAATTATAGTTTTTAGAAATTAATTGTTATTAATTTTTACTTTCATACTTCTTTTTTACACCATACCGCccatatttaaaatttttataatttaattttttaatagttAATCACACACACAGACACCACATACACTAGAAGTCGAACTCAAACACAGAGTGTACCAACACTTTTTGGATTATATAATTGGTTGATGTACTTAATTATATAATTTGAATTTGCATAGCTTttatttcagattttaataaCTTCTAAATATGTTTACACCCATTTCATAAATAACCTTCAAATAAAAGGAGTGATAATTTCTTATTGGATTAATACTAACTTAACTTAAGGCTTGACATGTGGCACACATAAAtctttaaataaataaagttgtATATTTTAACCCTTCAATTATGAGAGGTCTTCACCTTAATTATTTAGTTAAAATATCTATTGATATTACCCTCAGGGGTACTTATATACTTATAGACAATAAACTATTTTAGCTTCTATGaatttttttagaattataaatttttacttttaataaaatcttgtaaaattataaaatattattaatatccAAGTATATGTGATTACAACGAGATATATACAGTACTTAAACCAATTTAGTTATATAGAGTATATTTTGTTTACCAATCTCATTGTGATATTATTAGAATCATCAAAGGTATCATAAGTATCCAACATGTATGTCTAAACTACATGTTCTAAACTGGTTGGTGGAGATTAATAATGATATTTTAGGTTATACATTGTTTCAGATAACAAAGCCAAACAAAAGGTCCTAACTTATagtttataaattattattaatttttaattttatacttATTTTTTTTACACCATACTAtctatatttaaaattttatataattttataatttttaataattaatcacAAACACGAATAATTAATCACACACACGCACACCCAGAGTTGAACTCAGACACACCATCAATCATTACACCAACACTTTGTGGGATTATATAATTGGTTAATGTACTTATTATATAATTTGATTTTGCATAGCttttctttcaaattttaatAACTTCTAATTATGTTTACACTCATTTCATAATTAACTTTCAATATTCATATTCTCATAAAAGGAGTGATCATTCCTTATTAGCTTAACAATAATTTAATACTTAAGGTTTGATATGTTGCACACATAAATCTTTAAACAAAAAATTGTATATTTTAAACCTCAATTATGAGAGCTGTTTACCTTAATCATTTAGTTAAAATATTACTGATATTACCCTCAGGGGTACTTATATACTTATGGAAAATAAACTATTTTAGCTTGTAtgaattttataagaattataaCTTTTTTCTTTTAATAAAATCTTGTAAAATTATAATATACTATTAATATCCAGAGTATATGTAATTACAACCATATATAAAGTACTTAAACCAATTTCGTTGTATAAACTAACTAATATGATATTAAGTAAAAGGGTCAAAATGAATTTATTAGAAGACTCGAAAATGTATATAAAAATTATTAGAAGACTATTTATATATTAAGTAAATTTAGACTATTAAGTAAATTTAAATTACTAGAAAATtatcatatatttatatattaagtAAATTTAAACTATTTATAACAAGACTCAAAAAAGTGTATAAAAATCACTGATAAGGAATTTGCATAGGTTTACATCATATGTTGAGTCTCCAGAGCAGCATACAAGTAAAAACATCATAAGTCTAAAGCCGATCATTCTTTTTCAGATTCACACACTTCCACCCAATCACTGTCTGAACCAATCAAAGCTATTAAAATGATGAAAACATGTTTGCTAACATTGTCAAGTACAGTAAGGTAGAAAGCGTGAATATCTAGGCGACTAACTAAGCAAGTCCAAAGGCAAACAACTAACTCCTAACTCTAAGCAAGTCTGCTGAACAATAACCGAACATACCCACTTCTTTATACCATAATTAATATGCAGGTTTATCAATACCTCCCCCTTTTTAGGACCTTGTCCTCAAGGTTTAGCTTGACAAATTGCTCATGAACTTAATGTTCATGGATTGAGATCCCTGGATTCCACTTCTACGTGCTCTTCACTTTCTAACATCAGTACTTGTGGTCCTTGACATTTATTCCTAACATTAAACTTTGCGTCGCAGTTAAAATAAAGTATATGGGCTCGTCTCATTTGCATCTCATCCCAACCGAGTCATTTCATCGAAGATGTATGATTTGTCATCGAAGATGCAATATCTGTCATTGGTTGAGTGTTTTGATGGCTTAACTTTGATTGCCTATGAATCCGGTCATTTTTAATCCTAGCCAGGCTAATCGCTTCCTTTAATGATTTTGGTTAGAACATTGGAATATCTTCAGTAAATTCTAGTTTGAGACCGTTCATAAATCTGCCCACTAAAGCTTTTTGTGGCCGACCATGTATCTGATTACCTAGTCGTTCAAACTCTTTTTGATAATCACGTAATAAGCCATTTTGTTTTACCCTTGTCAATGCTTCATCAAAATCCTCGCCTAATGTTGGACCAAATCTGGCCCATAGCCCTTCTTTAAATTTTTTTTCCAGGAAATCTCCTTTTCAGCTTCCTTGTAAGATCTTTTAAGCTATTTCCACCATTGGTTGACTTCTCCTCCAAGATGAAAAGAAGCTAATGACACTTTCTACAGTTCGGGAGTGGCATGGTAATCAAAGAATTGTTCCACCCTTGTGAACCATTCAGTCGGATCATCTTTGGAGAAGCGAGGAAACTCTATCTTCGCTAGCTTTGAAATGAAGTGTTGCCTTCCTCCATCATTACTGTCTGTAAACTCCTCTCTGGTGTTACGAATATGCCCAATAGTGGGGTTAGGATGTGATCATGATTATTACTTGAGGAAGTAGTTTTATTGGCCTGCAATATCTCAGAAATTTTGTTGATGGCTGCTTCTATTTGAGAGAACTTATCAGCCACGGCAACCTCCATGCGACTCATTGTGTCTTGAATGCTTCCTAGTCCTGATTCAAGATTTTTGATCCTTTCCTTATTAGAAGTCATAACTCCGATACCAATGATAGGTTTCTCCCAATCAAAGCTATTGTATGATGAAGATAGATATTCTCTTAGGGTGAGAATGAACCACAAACTTTTACTGTATTTAGACTACTCTTCCTAATATATTACAATGAATTTAAATACAAGTGAAGGTTAGTAACTGCTTCTGATATCCAGTCCACTAACTAAGAAAGTCCAAAGGAAAACAACTAACTCCTAACTCTAAGCAAGTCTGCAGAACAATAACTGAACACAATCCCACTTCTTTATACCATAATTAATATGCAGGTTTATCAAAGCGTCCCCTCCAAAATCGGAAAAATAGCTAGACAAGTCGCCATAAAGTTTGAAGGGtttagtttaaaatattttttgaggTTCTCTAATATCAAAATAAGAGCGATTTAAGTTCAACCGACGTCCTTCTACTACATCTTCTTTAGAAAGATAGATCACAACTACGCCACTATAACCAGGTTTCTAGTAAGTGGTTTCCATGCCGCGGAATGGAAGTAGTTGATCATAATCGGACATAAAATATTTGACCATCTTCTTAGCATGATGGAGATTTGATGGTCCACCCTTGGGCGAAGCATTACATAAACAGTTGCCAGAAATTTATGGATTGCCCAAACATGTAGAACAATAAGTCAAGTAAGGATTGAACAATGTGTCTTTACAAGCCGCTGCTTGGGATAATATATTTTGAAAGAATTGCAATTCGCATACTTACTGACACTTAAAACATAGAGTCTCCCATGAAGCTCAATAACAATCAGCCTGATCTTTCGACTGTACATCGTGGGATTGTCTTTTGATAAGATACTTGTTTACCCTGAGTATCTAACATTATAAGTCTATCTCAATATTTCATGTTCAATACTGGAGGATAAACTCCACCAACGAGAACAATTTTGCAACTGAAAACCCCACAACCCATTGAACTAGGACCCATGAGGATAGCTTCTCGTTTAAACACTGGTCTTGAATTAACTTTCTTATCATATAAATTGCCATATGTAATATCCAACATCTCATCAAGATTATCACCAAACTTAAACCCGGTATTGTTGGAATTTAGTTAATCTAAACTTAGTATTTAATGTCTGAATAAGACTCAGTCGTTTGTTAGGAGTTTTAGTCATTAGTTTAGTTTGCTCTGAGTTATCTATTAGTTTGTTGGCGAGTTTCTAGGAGAGTAGATGTATCAATAAAACAATGCTTATCAGGTAGGAGTTAGTTAGGCAATTCTGTTAGTAGTAGTTACCACCTGCATGTGGAGTTCTATTTAAGTACTTGTAATCGTTTCTTTGTTAAGCCAAGTGAAGCAGTTTATGCAGTGAAATATTTTCTTGTTTTCAGTATACAGTCAACATACATATAAGTTTATTTCAGGTGTTATCTAATatctggtatcagagccaggttgtcTCGTTGTATGCCCAAATATATGCCAAAGATGACTACGGAAAAGACAAAGCTGAAAGAGGGAGCACTGGGTTTGAACTATCCTATGTTGGCCAGGAGTAATTATACTGCATGGTCCCTGAAAATGAAGACCTTCATGAAGGCGCATGGCGTGTGGGACGCTGTGGAGATCAGCAAAGGAGATGAAACTGCTGTTGATGAGAAGCACGACCAGATCGCTCTCGCTGtgatatatcaaagtatacctgAGGATATCTTATTATCCGTGGCTGAGAAGAAGACTGCAAAAGAGGCGTGGGAAGCGATAAGGACTATGTGTCAAGGTGCAGATCGTGTGAAGAAAGCCAAGGTTCAGACCTTGAAGAGCGAGTTTGAAACTCTGCGGATGAAGGAGTCAGATCAACTGGATGATTTCTGCATGAAATTAAATGGATTGGTGACAAATATCCGAGCTCTGGGTGAGGGAATTTCTGAAAGCTATGTTGTGAAGAGACTGCTTCGTGCAATGCCGGGCAAGTATCTGCAAATTGTGTCTACAATTGAGCAGTTCGGAGACTTTGAAAAAATGACCGTCGAAGAGGCCGTTGGATCGCTGAAAGCACATGAGGAACGGATCAGAGGCCAGAATGATGGTGGAGGAGGACAACTAATGCTTACTGAGGAGGAATGGTCGAAAAGAGAAAATACGGGTGGAAAATTATTGTTGACTAGAGAAGAGTGGATGAGTAAAACAAATAAGAATGGAGGTGAAGGATCAGGAACACAAAAGACTCGATGGGCTGATCCACGAGGAAGAAATGGTGGACGCGGAACCCGTGATAAAAGTACTGTAAAATGCTACAACTGCGGGGTATATGGTCACTTTGCTTATGAGTGTCGTAAGCCACGTAAGGAAAAGGAATACAAACCAGAAGTGAACATGACTCAAGCTGAAGAGGATGAGCCAGCCTTGTTACTTATGGAGTGCGATGGTAAAAAAGGTGGAATGGTCCTGCTGAATGAAGAGAAAGTAGATCCTGTACTCAGTAAAAGAAGCGAGGAGAAGAAAATGTCGCAGATGTGGTACCTTGACAACGGTGCTAGTCAACACATGACAGGAGATCGCGGAAAATTCAAAGAATTGGACGAGAGAATCACGGGACAAGTCAAATTCGGGGACGGATCAACAGTTACTATTCGAGGAAAAGGAGTGATTTCATTCATGTGCAAGAACGGTGAGGAATGGAGTGTACGGGATGTATATTATATACCAACGTTGTGTAATAATATACTCAGTCTGGGTCAACTGTCGGAGGAGGGTAGTAAAGTGATCCTTGAAGAAGATCAGCTGAGGGTTTATAATCAAGGAGGTGCATTGCTCATGAGAGTGCAGAGGTCTGCAAACAGGTTGTACAGGATCAGCCTTGAAGAAAGTAAACCAGTGTGCGGGTTGTCCAAAGTGGAGGAAGAAACATGGCTGTGGCATAACCGCCTTGGTCATGTAAATTTTAAAGCCATGGAGTTAATGTCAAGGGAAGAATTGGCACTGGGAATTCCTAAGTTTATGCAGCCAAAGAAAAACTGTGAAGGTTGTCTAATGTCGAAGCAGGCACGAAAACCATTCCCATGTAAGGCATTATTCATTGCAAAGAAGCCATTGGAGTTGATTTATGcagatttatgtggacccatatCTCCTTCAACTTTGGCAGGTAATAAATACTTTCTCCTCTTTGTCGATGATTGTACTCGTAAAATGTGGGTTTATATGTTGAAAACAAAAGGTGAAGCATTTGAGACATTCAAAAAATTCAAAGCACTAGTTGAAAGAGGAACGGAGAGTAAAATTAAAATTCTGAGAACTGATAGAGGAGGCGAGTTCTGTAGTCTTGAATTTCGCTCGTTTTGTGATGAAGTGGGTATTCAGAGACACTATACGGCTCCATacactccacaacaaaatggagttgtggaGCGAAGGAACCGTACAGTAGCAGCAATGACAAGAAGCATACTCAAAAGTTCAAATATGCCATCCTATATGTGGGGCGAGGCAGTCCGCCACTCAGTATATCTTCTGAATCGCCTGCCAACCAAAGTGCTAAAGGGAAGGACCCCACATGAAGCTTGGAGTGGCCGTAAACCAGACCTGAGTCATATTAAGATGTTTGGATGTGTTGCATACATGAAAACACCGTCAGTGCACACCAGCAAACTAGATGATCGAAGCAAAATGGTGGTGTACTTGGGAAAGGAACCAGGGACAAAAGCAAGTCGATTATATGATCCAAACCACAGAACGCTGCATGTAAGTAGAGACATAGTGTTTCAAGAAAGAAAGTTTTGGAGTTGGGAAGAGACAGAAGGTAGGGACGTGAAGTTCCCAGAGATAGTTGACCCCTCTGCAGGAAATGTTGTTGTTCAGACTACCCACCAAGAAGATGTGCAAGAGTCATCCGATGAATATGAGCCTGCAACACCAACACAATCCAGCATAGCACAGACTTCTGATTCAACTGCAAGTGTAGAAAGTGCAGGCTCAACTGCAGGCTCAACCACGACTAGTAGTACACCACGAAACTTCAGGCTGCTTAGTGACATATATGATGATACTGAGCAACTTGAAATCGCAGATGACTTACTACTGTTGAGTGTTGAGGAACCCAGTAATTTTGAAGAAGCATCTCAGGAAATCGAATGGAAGAAGGCCATGGAAAGTGAACTGGAATCGATCGAAAAAACAAAACCTGGGTATTGACTGAGTTGCCACCAGGACACCGAGCTATTGGTCTAAAATGGGTGTACAAAATTAAAAGAGATGCAAACGGGGTGATTACAAAATATAAGGCGAGGCTTGTCGCCAAAGGTTACGTTCAAAAACAAGGCAGAGACTTCGAAGAGGCATTTGCTCCGGTCACGAGGCTAGAAACCGTGCGTCTTTTATTGGCATTGGCTGCAAGAAATGGATGGGTAGTTCATCATTTGGATGTTAAGTctgcctttttgaatggagatattcaagaagaagtgtatgtgaaGCAGCCACAAGGGTATGAGAAGAAAAATGAGGAATACAAGGTTTATAAATTGTTGAAGGCATTGTATGGTTTACGACAAGCTCCAAGAGCTTGGTATGCCCGTCTGAAGAAATTTCTTGAAGAATTGGGGTTTGTTAAGTGCCCCTATGAACATGCTGTTTACACGAAACGAGAAGGTAATGAGTCTTTGATTGTTGGTGTGTATGTTGATGACTTGTTAGTAACGGGAACAAATGTTGCTAATATAATTGAGTTTAAAGAACAGATGCGTAGTGAATTTGATATGAGTGACTTAGGAAAGTTAGCATATTATCTTGGTATAGAGGTTGAGCAAAGAAAGGGGTGCATCGAGTTGAAGCAAACAGCCTATGCGAAGAAATTGTTGGAAAAGGCAGGGATGCAAGACTGTAACGAGACAAAATATCCCATGGATCCGAAAATCACGCTGCATAAGGGATGAAACTGGAAAAGCTGTTGATCCGACCATGTTTAGAAGTTTGATAGGTGGTCTGCGATACCTGGTACATACCAGACCGGACATCTCATTTGTTGTGGGATCAATAAGTCATTTTATGGAGAAACCTACACAATTACACTTGAACGCAGTGAAAAGGGTGCTGCGTTATGTCAGAGGGACGCTGGAGTATGGTCTGAGATATGCAAGGGGTTTTGGGAATCATATGCTAACTGGTTTTTCGGACAGTGATTATGCGAGCAGCTGTGGAGATAGACGGAGTACAAGTGGAATGGTTTTTTATCTCAGTGAGAATCTGATAACCTGGATATCACAGAAGCAGAGGTGCGTAGCATTGTCCACCTGCGAAGCAGAGTTTATGGCTGCAACTGCAGCAGCGTGTCAAGGTATCTGGTTGCAAAAAATTGTTGAGTCATATTACTGATACTACCCCTGGTCCAGTGAATCTTTATATTGATAACAAGTCAGCTATAGACTTGGCGAAAAATCCTGTTTTTCATGGACGCAGCAAGCACATAGATGTGCGTTACCATTTCATTCGTGAATGTGTGGAACGTGGAGAGATTGTGATCAACCATATCAGCTTTGACAAGCAATGTGCAGACATACTTACCAAAGCTATGGCAACAGCGAAGTTCGAAGAAATGAGGAGCCTGCTTGGAATGAAGAATCTGGCGAAataagtttagattaaggggAGAATGTGTTGGAATTTAGTTAATCTAAACTTAGTATTTAATGTCTGAATAAGACTCAGTCGTTTGTTAGGAGTTTTAGTCATTAGTTTAGTTTGCTCTGAGTTATCTATTAGTTTGTTGGCGAGTTTCTAGGAGAGTAGATGTATCAATAAAACAATGCTTATCAGGTAGGAGTTAGTTAGGCAATTCTGTTAGTAGTAGTTACCACCTGCATGTGGAGTTCTATTTAAGTACTTGTAATCGTTTCTTTGTTAAGCCAAGTGAAGCAGTTTATGCAGTGAATATTTTCTTGTTTTCAGTATACAGTCAACTACATATAAGTTTATTTCAGGTGTTATCTAATAGGTATTTTGTTAGAATTCTATATTATTTGTTTTATCtaaaaataaactaatatcataGATTGACTGAATAAATGGGGGAGAAGGTCCCCTCTACATGAGGTGACTCAATATCAGGACAACCCCACCACAACCAATTTGACACTTAAGACAAGGGCACTTAATTTCGTCTCCTTTGGCGAAATTGGCCATTACTTTCTTCACATACAATTTGACTCCATCCCTATAATCTTTGGTATACTTGGGAAGATTCAACCAAGTAATATCTTCCTTAGTCATACTCCCTACTGTTCAATATTATACAATTAGCCATTGGTTCTACTTgatataaattaaatattaacttTTTTTTAATCATTAACTCTCTTTGGTTTAGTTATATCTCTGTATATACTAACTAACTAAAGATATAATCATTACGCATGCCTAAATAAATTAAAGCTATTTTTATTCCACTAACTGCGTTTTAGCAGGGCTCACATATATTTTAACAAGCCTCACACATTCGTGTTTTGTTAAATCtcatattattaatattatagtAGCATATCATTAGGCAACAACAGACATTCTACCATGATTTCCTGGACTATCTTAAAATCACACTAAATTTAAATTTTTAGACACTCACATACAAAACATACGTCTCACAGTACATACTATAATTATAGAATCATTTAAATACAGATTTACGCACAAAATATCTCATATATTGTTCAACTCTCCTACCTATCAATCATGTTATGTAAAATCTGAACTCGAGATCTTCATTGAAAAATGTAAAACAAATGACACGAAAACTAATGAGTACAAAACATCAGTTTGCAAAAAACAAACTCAGTACGATTATGAACAAATATAACATGCAAATAATCAATCGAGAACACTAGTAGTTACAGATTCAGAAATCTTAAACTTCATTTCATCAATCTTAAACATAATATAATCTATTTATGCTTTATCAAAGTTTATTTTAATAAAGCACAAATGAATTTTTTAAGAAACCCCAATTCACATGCAATCAGagacttttaaaaataaaaataaacaagtCATGTACATGTTACCCCATTCAAATCAAAGCCCCAATTTAAAGAAACACAAAAAACCTAGTTCAAAGTCACATTTTAGAAGAATACCTCTAAAAAAAACCCAAAGTTAGAAATTCGATTGGAGAAGAAACCCTAAGTCAGAAACTCGATTGTAGAAGAAAAAGATCTGATTGTGAACAAGAAGACCTGATTGTAAATAGAAGCCCAAATTGATTGTTGACCCGATTGAACTCAAACACCACCTTATTAACCTGATTGAATTCAGACACCAGCTTGAATCAGTTGAACTCAGACACCAGCTTGGACCAAGTCAATTGTGAGAGGGGAAAAAATGTGAGAGCGAGTGAAATGTGAGAGTTTATTAGTTTTAGGATAAAAGTAATGTTTTAATAAATTTCCAACCCCCGGCCCTTATCTTTTTAATAAATTTCATTCCCCGCTTCCATGTCAATTAATTAGCCGCCAAAATTATAGACGCTTTATTAAGACCAACGGTAACATCATTTATAGTGTAACCGTAGATGTCTCATTTTCTCTACGGTTACACTAAATGACATGAACACTTATAATAAAAAAGTGTAGCCATAAATGGCTAAATTTTTTTTGAGGCATCTATAGTCACAATTTAGCTCGTTACACTGAAAAAACCCGTTACCATAgtattagtgtttgtgccctagagacaacactgtgatattttagtttaagatattaggattataataattatgttctatcgattattctatttataatttattaattcttaatttactgcgatataaatgttagattaataaatgtccttggaatatgatatgcaattctatatctctaagtacgtgacttagaatgagattatgagaataatatcaatattcctaaaggtccctagtcgagtattattattaagggacaataatatgcattaagactggtgtgtttgttgactgatgatcacatctcattgatcataggtatagtgatactaaagtcaaaaacacaggcagatgtatatgtacatggtgctggatagaacccaatgtgagattctacttgtctgttgtgtcataagtaattctcacagtgataatgttgtaatggtccttagacctgaagtcatttATATTTCTatcgagaattaatatacattgattccatttaaagttatccttgaccgagtaatgataaaagtggacattgggtatattatgatcgtatgagaaataaggatgatctagatgggatttaaccctcctattttaaaagtgatattattggcctcttatgtgagctagactatgaaatgcgtggccacgctcaaatgttgatttgatatgatagtctactcattgatcaaggaaaccttggattaaactatgatgaggatgacacattacatgcctctagtataatctataatatttggtttaaagggattatattatattgtacattattcacaaaaggtttaatcgatcaccgattcaatattattacttgggtagcaatgatgcattactagatgccgctaattatttacgattttaaattagatttaaaatttgttgccaacgtaataataacctatagggtcacacacttTGAATGCTTGCAGGatattaatttaaattggatttaaattatattaaagtaattcgaattatttataatattaattaagtatgacttaattaattagataaatattgatatcgaatttactaatattaattatgaaatttatttgttaaataattaattgagacttaattataatataaatggatttttaaattaataataactcctaattagttaagagttataattcatttttcgactctctatataatatctcttgtgtggctgattttgtatgaaaaaagacttttactaaaatccTAGCCACCAGAGAGAAGAGGGAGAGCGCAAAAAGACAacaagtttgtgctagtacacatccaatccttgagttcaagcattcgtgtggataatacatctcgattgaagatcgagaaccacatgataacattgaaccagagttggaataagattaggatgtacatcaaaatgttgaaagtaatcatgtccaagaaacaaggttattcgtagatctagtaggattcaccatgagcctgggagaaattatgaatttcttttgactcaagatgatgatgtgaTGGTtgcggataatgataagcctctcacctatcaagatgctatgaactgttcagactccaagagatggcCCGAGGCCATGAAAttcgagatggaatccatgtatcaaaataaaagTACTGACTTTTAGTTGATCCACTcaaggggtaaaacctatagggtgcaagtgggttttcaagaagaaaactgacatgtatggtaaagtacagacttataagac is a window from the Apium graveolens cultivar Ventura chromosome 1, ASM990537v1, whole genome shotgun sequence genome containing:
- the LOC141725051 gene encoding secreted RxLR effector protein 161-like, which encodes MFRSLIGGLRYLVHTRPDISFVVGSISHFMEKPTQLHLNAVKRVLRYVRGTLEYGLRYARGFGNHMLTGFSDSDYASSCGDRRSTSGMVFYLSENLITWISQKQRCVALSTCEAEFMAATAAACQVNLYIDNKSAIDLAKNPVFHGRSKHIDVRYHFIRECVERGEIVINHISFDKQCADILTKAMATAKFEEMRSLLGMKNLAK